The following nucleotide sequence is from Phycisphaerales bacterium.
TGTTCACAATCCAGCTGCCGCAGGCGGTGTACGCTGTGAACCCCAGGGCCGATTCAGCGTGGGGTTCGTTCGTGTTCGGCATCATGACGGCGGTGCTCGGCCTGCCGTGCTTCGGCTTCGTCGCCGGGGCGCTACTGGCGGGCGTGGCGGCGATGCCTCCGTTGAAGATCATGGTGATCTTCATCTCGCTGGGTGTCGGAATGGGCGGGCCGTACATCGTGCTTTCCGCCAACCCGAAGTGGCTCGACCGCCTGCCGCGCACCGGACCGGCGAGCGAACTGGTCAAGCAGGTCATGGGCCTGCTGCTGCTTGCCGCGGCGGCGTTCTTCATCGGAGCCGGGCTCATCGCGCTGGTGCGTGAGAAGCCCTACCTGTCGCACCAGTTGCACTGGTGGGCGGTGGCGTTGTTTGCGGCGCTGGCCGGGTTGTGGCTGATCGTGCGGACGTACCAGATCACGGCGCGCCTCAAGCCGCGCATCGTTTTTTCGATTGTCGGCTTGTTCCTGGGGGCGATCGCCGTGCTCTACGCCGCCGGCCAGACCGCCAGATCGCGCGCGGACTGGCTCGTGCACCAGGAAGCGCTGGCCAAGGCCGGCGGCGGCGCCGTCTACATCCACGGCGCGTGGAACGAGTACACGCCGGCGGCGTTTGAAAAGGCCCGCGCCGACGGACACATCGTCGTGGCCGACTTCACCGCCGAGTGGTGCCTGAATTGCAAGATCATCAAGGCGGCCGTGCTCAACAAGGAGCCGGTCCTGAGCACCCTCAACAGCGACGACGTCGTGAAGTTCGTTGTCGATCTCACGAGCAACAGCGCGCCGGGCTGGACGTACATCAAGGAACTCGGCCAGACGGGCATTCCCTTGCTGGCGATCTACACGCCCGGCAGCGATGATCCGTGGTTGAGCAACGCTTACACATCCCAGCAGGTGCTTGATGCGATCGCGGCAGCTCGCTCAAGTCGAGACCAGGCTGCGCGCTCTCCGGTGATGCGTGAATACTCCGCAGAAGCATTCGAGGAGGCACTCGATTCTGGTGCGGTTGTCTTCCTCGTTTTCTACGCGGAGTGGGACCTGACCAACGTGTTGCTCCACCGTCAAATCGTTGAAAGTGAGGCCGTGCGCAGCGAACTGTTGAAGCCCGGCACGATCGGATTCGAGGTCGACGTGACGTCGAATCAGGCGCCAGGATGGGACCTGCTCAAACAGCTGGACTCGCCTGGCCCTCCCAGCGTCGCGATATATGGGCCGGAACGTGACTCGCCGCGGATCGACACTTTGGGTCCGCTGGCGCTGGCTGAAGCAATTGCGGCGGCCCGATCATCGGATGGAACGGCGAAGGCTGATCCATAAAGGGTTCGCTCACGCCGACGCTCGCTGCCCCCACTCCTGCCGCAGCAGGCCATACACCCACTGGTCCACGAACCGCCCTCCGATGAGGTGATGCCCTCGAAGCGTGCCTTCGTGCACGAAGCCGAGACGCTCGATCAGGCGGCGCGAGGCCTCATTGCCAACGCTGATGGTTGCAAAGAGCCGAACGAGATCGGACGTGGTGAACGCGAGTTCGATGAGCGCGTTCACCGCGGCAAGTCCCAGGCCCCGGCCCTGACACGCGCGGTCGATCTGGTAGCCCAGTTCGCCGTGAAGCATGCGCCAGTTGACGCGAAGGCTTACCGTGCCGACCAGACCCGCGCCAGGCGCGTGAACCATCCAGCGATAGGCCTTGAATGCGCGGTTACGCAGGTCCCCGCCGACGGCGCCGAAGCGCATGGTCAACTCATCGAGCGTGAGATCGTCGTAGGGGTTGAACTGTTTCGCGACCGCATCGTGTCTCCACTTCCAGCACAACTCGGCGTGCTCGGGCCGGGCGGGCACGAGAGCCACCTGCGAGATGCCGGGGGTTGGCGGCGCCGAATCCATCTCATCCTCCTCCCAGCGCTTCGATACGCCCGCGCACATCGTCGAATTGCTGAGGGTTCAGTTGCTTGAGCGGGTCCAGGCGCATGTTCTCGTTGATTTCGAGCGTGCGCTCATAGGCCGACAGCGCCTCGCGGCCCCGGCCGGCTTCGTCGAGCATCTGCGCGAATGTGCGCTGCGCTTCGAGCCCGTTGGGATCGAGTCGGACGACCTTTTTCTGCCACTCGATGGCGCGAGCGAGCATCTCGGCATCGCCGGTGAACTGCTGCTGCTCATACCATCGCCGCGCGGCCATGGCGGCGGCATTAGCGTCGAGCGGCCGCCTGTTCGCAAGCTCCTCGGCCAATTGAATCGCAACCTGCGCGGCCTCATCGCGCATGGCCGGATCGCCGCGCTGCTCGTGCAGCGTCGCCAGGTGCATCCACAGGCGCGATGATTCGCGCCAGGCAATCGCATCCAGCGGCCGCAACGGCCGCGCTGCTTCGAGTTCGCGCAGTGCAGCCGTGACGCTCTCGACTTCGAGTCGCCGCAGCGCGTCGCTGATGGCGGCGCCTCCAGTGGCCAGCAGTCGCTGCACGCGCTGGCCGTCGTTGAGTTGTATCGCCGATCTGATTTCGCGCCAGGCTCCGGCCAGGTCGATCTCGATCCCCTGCTGCTGGAGTTGCATTTCCGCCTCCTGAAGCAGCGCGATGCGCTCATCGGCGCTGCGCGTGCGGCCGGCCTGATCGAGCGTCGAACGGACCCGCCCGATGCTCTCGAGCGATGCATGCGCCGTGCGCAGGTGATTCTGGATGCGCCCGATGGGCACGGCCACCAGGGCGCCGTGCGCGACGATCAGAGCCGCAAAGACCACAATCGCAGCGAAGGACGCGCTTCGAAGCGCCGGGCGAGGCGGCGCTCCCTGCGGCGCTCGCGCTGCGGCGGCGCCCAGCAGCAGCATGACGATGGCCGCCGAGCCGGGCTGCGTGAGCGTCATTTCGATCTGCGAATGCAGCAGCACGACCGTCAGCGCCGCCCAGACGGCCCATCGCAGCATGCCGAGCGAAACGGAGCGCACCAGCAGCGCGACCAGCGGCACCGTCGCCCCCAGGCCGATGAGCGACAGCGGCATGAGCAGCAGGTGGTAGTCGATGAGCAGCGCCCGCCGGTTGAGAACCCAGGCGCTGACTCCCGCGGCAACGGCGACCGCGAGGCCACACAGCGCCGCGAATTTGAGCCACGATTCGCGCGGCGCGGGCTGCACGTCGGCGCCCGGGGCCGGCTGCGCAGATTCCTCGGCTGCGGGTGGCGCGGTGGCGCCTGATGGCGCGGAGCGAGCGAGCAGGATCAGCACCAGCGCGATCCACGCCGCGGCCCAGATACCGATCCCGGCGAGCCAGTCGATGAAGACGCTGTGCGGGCTCATGACCTCTTCGGGGCTCAGCGCCGGCCGAACGAGCAGGTACGCATCCTGAAAGCCCGCCGGGCCGACGCCCGCCAGCGGGTGCGCCGAGAACATGCGGACGGCGCCGGACCAGTAGTGCCAGCGGAACAGGAGGCTGTACCCATCGACCTGCTGGAGGCCTTCGGGGAAGAGCATCCCGCGCAGCGCCGTCACGACCAGCGCCGCGGCAAGCAGGGCGAAGGTCACGGTTGCCGCGTGGGGCCGCACGTGCTGCTTCCAGCGCCGCGGCAACAGGCACATGGCGGCGAGGATGAGGCCGATCGCCGCCGCGCCTGCCGCGCCTTTGGAGAACGAGGCCGTCAGTCCCGCGAGCGCGGCCGCGGCCAGGAGGATCGCCACGCCGAGCCAGCCGCTTTGCAGTTTCGAGCGGGCCACAGCCAGAGCAGCGCCGACCCAGAATGCCGCGAGCATCGCCATCAGCGAGCCGTAGACGTTTGAAAGCGAAAGCCAGCCGGTGGCTTCGCGCTGGGTGAGGCGGCGCAGGTAGATTCCCGCCGCGCTCGATCCTGGTTCCCAGCCTTGAGATTCGAGCAGCGCTTCCCTGTTGTTCGCGAAGGAGGAGAGCGTGTCGTGGTATTCGATGGTGACCTGATACAGACCCTTGATCGCCAGCGGAATGGTGATGGCGACGGCAGCGCCGAGCAGCACGATGCGCCAGCGCACTTCGCGCGCCAGATGCATCGCGCCGACAGCCGTGCTCATGGCGCCGAACCATTGCGAGCCGGCGCGACACTGCTCGGCGTCACTCCACCCATGCCACGCCAGCACGGGTACAGGCGTGAGCAGCAGCACGAGCAGTTTGAAGTCGATGCTTCGACCATCGAGCGTCTCCGCCAGCAGCGCGCACAGGCAGCCGAGCAGCGCCAGCAGATCGAGCGTGACGGATCCCGCCGGCCCGAGCCCTTCGAGCGGCACGGGCAGTACGCGAGAATCGATCGCGAAAAACGGATCGACGGCGATGACCAGCAGCGTCCGCAGCACCGCCGGCGCGGCGAGCAGCACAAAGCCGCACCAGCGAAGCAAACCCGCCGCCTTCACGACCGCACTCCGCCGGCCGCCGCGGCGATCGACCGTTCGTACACCGCCAGAACGATGAGCAGGATGATGACCTGGGCCCCGGCGAGCGCGGCGACCCAGCCGTGTTCGAGATGCCCGAGGTAGATGCCGGTCAACCCGGTCGTGAGCGTGACGCCGTAGATCACCGCGAGCATCCGCCGCACGCTCAGGCCGCGCTTGACCAACCGGTGAGAGAAGTGCTGCTGATCGCCGACAAACGGGCTGCGTCCCTGGCTGAGCCGGATTGTAACGACCGCCAGCAGGTCGTAGATCGGCACGGCGAGGACGATAAGGGGCATGAAGACGCCGTACCACGCCGTCGCCGCATCGCCTTCAAAGTACGTCGTGCGGACCGTGAGGAAGCCGAGCAGGAAGCCGACGACGAGCGACCCGCCGTCTCCCATGAAGATGCTCGCCGGCGGAAAGTTGAACCAGAGAAACCCGAGAAGCGCGCCCACGAGCAGCGCGAGCATGGCGGCGATGAACCACTGGCCGTTAATCAACGCAGCGGCCAGAAACAGCGCCGCTGCGATGCACGACACCCCGCCGGCCAGCCCGTCCATGTTGTCCATGAAGTTGATCGCGTTCGTTACGACCACCAGCCAGAGTACCGTAAGCGCGATCGACGGCCAAGGGGCGAGTCCCGCCAGGCCCGGCGCCGTGTCGAGCAGCGTGAGCAGCCGGCTGGATGACGCGAGACCATCGGCAAAGTCGAACGGAATGAGCACCATAAACGTCGCCAGCGCGCACTGCGCTGCGAGTTTGGCCCACGGCCCCAGCGGGCGGCGATCATCGATGAGGCCCAGCACGTGCATGCCCACGAGCGCCAGCGCCAACGCGATCGCCATCGGCGTGCGCTCGATGATGCCCGGCAGGTGGGGCTGAAGGGATGGAGCGAGATCAACGATCGCGGACTCCGGCGCCAACCGAAGCGCGATCAGGCCGACGATCAGCGGCGCAAGTATCGCGATGGTGATCGCTACGCCGCCGATGTTGGGTATCGCCCGGATCTCCGCTTTGTGGTGTCCGGCGGCGCCGGGCGAATCGAGCCGGCCCAGGCGCGCCCCGACGGCCCTCAACCACCACGTGAGCGGCCAGGAAAGCGCGAGTGCGGCGGGAATCAGGCAGAGGACCGCGGCGATCACGGCCGCATTGTAGCCGCATCGGCCTTTGCTTCGGCTTGGCGTTTCACCAGCCCGCGGGAGCGCCGCCCTTGCGCGGGTCGCTTGCAGCGCTCCAGCCGACGCCGCTGCGCCGGATCAACTGGACGACGCCGACATCTTCGCGGCGGCCGATCTCGTGGCCGAACTCGCGCATGGCGTCCATCGTCGCCGAATCCGTCCAGCAGTCTTCGAACTGCAGTACGTCGGGCATCCACTGGTGGTGGAAGCGCGGCGCGCTGACGGCTTCGGGCGCCGACGAGTCGTGTAGAACGACGTCGAGCAGCGTCTGCAGCGTCGCGGAAATGATGCGCGGCCCGCCCGAGGCGCCGACGACAATTTCAACGCCGCCGTCCTCGCCGAGCACGATGGTCGGGGACATGCTCGACAGCGGCCACTTGCCGCCTTCGGGGAGGTTGCGCTGCGATTGCTGCAGGCCGAAGGCGTTGCGCTCACCGGGGATGGTGAGGAAGTCATCCATCTCGTTGTTGAGCATGAAGCCGTACTCCGGCACCGGCAGCAGCGAGCCGAACGAGAGGTTGATCGTCTCCGTACACGCAACGGCGTTGCCCCACTGATCGACCACGCCGAAGTGGCTGGTGCCTGTGTCGATGGGCAACTGCTCCCTGCTGCCGTAACTCCCGGGCGGCTGGGTGCGGCGCGGATCGATGCGCCTCGCGAGCACGTCGAGATAGGTATCGCTGATCAGGCTCGTGGCGGGTACGTTGGCGAAGCGCTCATCACCAAGCCACTCCGCCCGATCGGCAAAGGCGTGTTTCATGGCTTCGACGACGAGATGGATGTAGGGCGGCGACCCTGGCGCTGTCTCCTGGAGATCCGTCCAGCGCCGGTCGAGAATGCCCAGCGTCTCCAGCGTCGCGATCCCGCCGCTCGACGGCAGCGGCATCGCCAGCACGGTTCGGCCGCGGAACGTGCCGCGCAACGGCTGCGAGAGGCGCGGCTCGTATTGCGCAAGGTCTTCCGCCGACATCTGCGGGCACGTCGACGCGACGGCCTGACCGATCTCGCCTGCGTAGAAAACGGGAGCGCCGTCGCGCGCTATCAGCCGCAGCGTCCGCGCCAGTTCCGGCTGGCGCAGCGTCTGGCCGACCTTCGGCTCGCCGTCGAAGAGAAAGCGGTGGTAGAACCACTCGAATCGATCGGCCCCGACGAGATCGATCCACTCGGGGTGCTCGCGGATCTCGTCGATCACTTCCTGCGCGCTGGCAACGTAGTCGGCGTCGATGGCGAAGCCGTGTTCGGCAGCCTCGATGGCCGGCTTGAGCACGGTGGCGCGATCGAGCGTGCCGTAATTCTCGAGCGCGGTCATCAGCCCGGCGACAGTGCCGGGGACACCCACGGCGTGCGGGCCGTAGCGCGAAGCGCCGGGTGCATCGAGTTGCACGTAGTAGTCAGGTCCGACGGCGGCGGGCGCCGTTTCGCGATAGGTAATCGCCACGCTCTGCGAAGGCATCGGCGCATCGGAGGCGATGTGAACGAGCATGAATCCGCCGCCGCCGAGGCCGCAACTGTACGGCCGCACGACCGCCAGGCAGAAACTGGTGGCGACGGCGGCATCCACCGCATTGCCCCCGCGCCTGAGCATGTCGAGCCCCGCCTGCGAAGCAATGGCGTGATCGGCGGCGACGACGGCATGGGGGTAGACGCCGTCGGTAACAGTTGGAAACGGACGCAAGTTCGTCCCGCATCCGCCGAGCAGAAACATCACCACTGCCAACAGAAGGGGACTTGTCTTGGCGTGGCGCATGACGGGGCTCCGAGAGTATGTGGGGCACCCAAGTTGTACGGGGTGCGGGTGAGCGATGCCAGTGCCACGCTCACGCCAGTTGAGCGGACTCGATCTCCGAGAAATGGCGCAATAGCTCAAATCGAGCAGCTGAAGGCACACACCCGCGACGCCGCCCGGCTCGCTCAGCAACCGGTGCTACTCCGAACCGCCCACCAGGTGACGCCGCACAGGAGCCGAATTTCGGTTGCGAGCAGAGCTGCTGAACTCTACTTCCGCAACAGCCGCTCGAGGTAGTGGATGTCCAAATCGGCTTTGATGAAGCCTGAAAAGGCCATCAGGCGGCGGTGCAGGTCGATCGTCGTTGCGATGCCTTCCACACGAAACTCCCGCAACGCGCGGCTCATGCGCGCCAGCGCCGCCTTGCGGTCGTCGGCGTGCACAATCAGTTTGGCAATCAGCGAGTCGTAGTTCGGCGGCACGCGATAGCCGGCCACGCAATGCGTGTCCACGCGCACGCCCGGACCGCCCGGCACGTCGAATCGACGAATGTCGCCGGGGCTGGGCGCGAAGTTACGATCAGGATCCTCGGCATTGATGCGGCACTCGATCGAATGTCCGTTGATGGAAATGTGCTTCTGCTGGTACGGCAGTTTTTCCCCGGCGGCGACGAGGATGCCGGTCTTGACGATGTCCACGCCCGTGATCATCTCACTGATGGGATGCTCGACCTGCACGCGCGTGTTGACTTCGAGCATGTAGAAGTTCTGCTGCTCATCCATGAGGAATTCGACGGTGGCCGCGCCGGCGTACCGGGCCGACTGGATGAGCCTCGCCGCCGACTTGCACAGCGCTTCGCGCTTCGAGTTGTCCACGCCGGGCGCAGGCGCTTCTTCGATCAGCTTCTGATGGCGCCGCTGGGTGGAGCAGTCGCGGTCGTAGAGGTGGATCGCGTTGCCGTGCTTGTCGCCGATGACCTGCACTTCGACGTGGCGGGCTTTCTCCAGGAACTTCTCGATGTAGACGGTGCCGTCGCCGAATGCCGCCTGGGCTTCCTGCTGGGCGGCGTCGATGCCGGACTCAAGCGCCACGCGGTTGTGGGCGATGCGCATGCCGCGCCCGCCGCCGCCCGCGGAGGCCTTGATGATGACCGGGTAGCCGATCTCCTCGGCGAGTTTGACGGCTTCTTCCTTGCTCTCGATACCGCCGGGCGAACCGGGGAAAATCGGCACCTTGTTCGCCTTGGCGAGCTTCTTGCAGTTGATCTTGTCGCCGAGCTGGTTCATCGCCTCAGGCGAGGGGCCGATGAACTCGATCTGGCACGAACGGCAGACCTCCGCGAAATGCGAGTTCTCCGCGAGAAAGCCGTAGCCGGGATGGATCGCATCCACGTTGGCGACTTCGGCGGCCGAGATGATGCGCGGGATGTTGAGGTAGCTCTGCTTCGACGGCGGCGGGCCGATGCACACCGCGTCGTCGGCCAGCTCGAGATACGGCGCACCGCGGTCCGCCTCCGAAAACACGCACACCGACTGGATCCCCAATTCGCGCGCAGCGCGGATGATGCGGACGGCAATCTCACCTCGGTTGGCAATCAGGATGCGACTGAACATTGAACGGGACGCCTGGAAGTTGAGATTTGCGGAGTCGCCCACGAGCGGCGAGCACTCGACCGAATCGCGGGACGTAGACTGGGCGGTTGCGCGACGACGGCTATTTCATCCGGAAGAGCGGCTGACCGTATTCGACCGCGTCGCCGTCATTGACGAGCACTTCGGCAATCGTACCCCTGCACTCGGCCTTGATTTCGTTGAACACCTTCATCGCTTCGATGAGGCACACGACCGTCGAGTCGGAGACCTTGGCGCCGGCGCTGATGAACGGCTCAGCGTCGGGATTGGGCCTCGAATAGAACGTGCCGACCATCGGGCTCTTGATGACGTGTCCCTCGCCTCCGCCGGCGGCGTGTCGCGCAGACTCGGCCGCCGGTGCGGCGGGAGCGCCCTGCGGCTGCAGCGGCGCCGGCGCGGCGGCAAGCGGTGCGCTCGGCGTCACCTGCGGCACGGCGAATGCCCCGGCGCGGCGGATCGTCACACTCTGATCGCCGTCGGCGACATCGAGTTCGACGATCTCGTGGTCCACCATCATCTTGATCAGGTCTTCGATGGTCTTTCGGTCGATCATGGCTCTCGCTTACACCCCTGGTTGCAGATTCTCGTGCAGGCGACCATCCACCGATGACCGCCAACCCGCTAAAGAACTTTTGCACTCTCCGGCGACTTGGGCCAGTCGGACAGAACGCGGCAGCCTTTGTCTGTCACCAGCACGTCATCTTCGATGCGCACACCGCCGACGCCGGGCAGGTAGATGCCCGGCTCCACGGTCACGACCATGCCGGGCTCGAGCCGATCCTTGGCTCCGCTGCGAGGCGACATGCTCGGCGCTTCGTGAACATCCAGGCCGATGCCGTGTCCGAGGCCGTGGCCGTAGTAGTCGCCATATCCAGCGCCGTCGATGATCCGCCTCGCCGCGGCATCGACTTCCCGGCAGAGCGCGCCGCCGCGAATGGCGTCGATCGCCGCCAGTTGCGCTTCAAGCACGATTGGGTAGATCGCCTGGATCTTTTTCGGCATCGCACCCACGCCCCAGGCGCGCGTCATGTCCGAACAGTAGCCCTCCACCTTGGCGCCCCAGTCGATAAGCAGTGTACTGCCTCGCGTGAGTTTGGCCCGGCTGGATGGACGGTAGTGCGGCTTGGAACTGTTGGCCTTCGCGGACACGTTGGTGCCAAACGCCGAGCCTTCCGCGCCGCGCTGCTTCATCTCGTATTCGAGGCGTGCGGCGATCTCGGCCTCACTCTGGCCGATCTTCAAACTCGCAAGGGTCGCTTCCAGAGCCTGCTGCTGGCAACGAATGGCTTTTCGGATCAGCCCCAGTTCGACTTCATCCTTGATGACGCGCAGCTGACTGAACAGGCCGCTGGTCTCGACGATCTTGCGCGCCCCCACCGCTTTGGCCAGCGCGCGGCGGGTAGCCAGCGTTACGTGCTCGGACTGCACGCCGAGGCGATCAATTTTCAGATCGCCCGCGACCTCGCCGACCTTGTCGGCAATCGGCCCCTTGCGCAGCGCGATGTCCAGCCAGGCGCCCAGCGGCTCGATCTCCTCGGCAAACCGGCTGTCGCTGATGAGCACGAATTGGCGAGCCGTGACGATCGCGTAACTGTCTTCGCCGCTGAACGGCGTGAGGTAGCGGATGTCATGGGCGTTGGTGACCAGCAGCGCGTCGACGCCCGCCTTCTCGATGGCCCGCCGCAGCCGGGCGAGCCGGTCGGCGTAGTGGCGCGGCATGGAGGTTGGGCGGCTCGAGCGGGACGTCATTGAAGGGCGAGTATATCGAACGCCGTCGCCCGAGCCAATGTGGACATCCTGCGCCAACCACCACCACGACCGGGCGGGAGCGCCATGTTCCTGTGGCCCATTTCCGCCGTTCAGGACTTCTGATCGCCGGGCCGCACGTCGCGGCCGCCAAACAGTGAGTACAGCGCGGGCAAAATGAACAGCGTGAGCAGGTTGTCCGAGAGGATGCCGCCGATGACGACCGTGGCCAGCGGCCGCTGCACCTCCGCGCCGACGCCGGTGTTCAGAGCCATCGGCAGAAATCCGAGTGCGGCCACCAGCCCCGTCATGAGAATCGGCCGGAGGCGGATGAGGCGCGTTTGTTCGATTGCGTCGTCAATGGCCGCCCCGGCCGCGATGCGCTGGCGGATCGTGGACACGAGCACGAGTCCCGAGAGCATCGACACGCCTGAGACGGCAACAAATCCCACCGCCGCGGAGATCGTGAAGTCGAGGTCGCGCAGGAGCAGTGCCGCCACCCCGCCGAACGCCGCGAAAGGCGCGCCGGTGAGTACCAGCAGCGAATCGACCACGCTGCCGATGCTGAAGTAGAGCAGCAGCGCGATTGACGCGATGACGATTGGGATGATGATGAACAGGCGGCGGGTGGCACGATCGTAGTGCTCGAACTGTCCGCCAAAGGCGACGTAGTAGCCCGGCGGCATCGGCACGTCGGCGGTAATGCGCTCGCGCGCTTCGGCGACGAATCCGCCCAGGTCGCGACCGCGCACGTTGGTCTGGACGATGGTGCGGCGCTTGCCCCACTCGCGGTTGATCACGGTCGGACCGTCCACGATAGATACGCGCGCCAGACGGGCAAGCGGAAGCCGCCCGCCATCGGCCGTCGGCACGAGGATCTCGCCTACGGCGTCCGGGTCACCGCGATATCGATCCGGCAGTTCGAGGGTGAGATCAAAGCGGCGCTGGCCGTCACGGACGTGTCCAATGCGCACCTCGCCGAGCGCTTCGACGATTTCCAGCACGTGCCGCGCCGGAATGCCGTAACGGGCGATGGCGTCCTGATCGACGCGCACTTCGAGCACCGGCGCGCCGGTCACCTGCTCGACGGTGACGGAGTCGGCGCCTGGAATGGAGTCGACGATCGACTGCACCTGCGAAGCGACCGTCGCCAACTGTTCGATCTCATCCCCGAAGATCATGATTCCGACGTCGGCGCGAACGCCGGCGACCATCTCGTTCATGCGCATCTCGATGGGCTGGGTCATGATCGCCTTGATGCCCGGCAGCGACTGGAGATCCGCGAGGATCATCGCTGAGAGTTCGGCCTGCGATGTGGCGCGCGTCCAGCCTTCGCGCGGCCGGAGCGTGATGTAGACGTCGTTCTGCTCCAATCCCATCGGGTCGGTGGCGACGGCCGGCGTTCCCAGGCGGGTCCAGATGCGATCGATCTCGTCGGGATAGCGGTCAAGCAAAAACTGTTCGATGCCCGTGTTGTACTCGACGGACTGGTCGATCGAGACGCCGGCGAGCCGCACGATGTTGGCGGCGATGGCCTCCTCGTAGAGCCGCGGAATAAAAGCCGTGCCGAGGCGCCCCGCCAGCATCACGCCCAGCGCGACGACCAGCACACCGAAGGCGGCGACGAGCAAGCGAAACCGGAGCGCCACGTGGATGAATGGCCGGTACACCCACTGCATGGCGCGAACGAGCCAGTTCTCGCGCTCATGCATGCGCCGGCTGATGAGGAGACTGCACAGGACCGGCGTCAGCGTTAGCGAGAAGATGAGCGAACTGAGAAGCGCGAACACGACGGTGAGCGCCATGGGGCGGAACATCTTGCCCTCGACGCCTTCGAGCAGCAGGATGGGCAGGAAGACGACCATGATGATCAGTTCGCCGAACATCGTCGGTTTGCGCACTTCAATCGAAGCGTCGCGCACGATATCGAGTATCGGGGTCTTCGCACCCGCGTCGTTGTCGTGCCCGATGCGCCGGACGCAGTTCTCCACGATGATGACCGAACTGTCCACGACGAGGCCGAAGTCAATGGCGCCAAGGCTGAGCAGGCTGGCGGCAATGCCGAACTGCATCATCATCGAGAACGAGAAGAGCATGGCCAGCGGAATCGCCAGCGCGACGATCAGCCCTGCGCGAAGATTGCCCAGAAACATGAACAGCACGGCGACGACGAAGAGCGCGCCCAGAAGCAGGTTCTCGGTCACGGTGTGAATGACGTGATCGACGAGGTACGTCCGCCGGTAGACCACCTCCACACCCACGTTGTCCGGCAGGATCGAGCGGATCTCTTCGAGTCGCTCCTCCAGCCGGCTCGTGACTTCATGGCTGTTCTCATCCATGAGCATGAAACCCAGCCCGAGAACGACTTCGCCGCTGCCCTGAGCCGTGACGGCGCCGCGCCGGATCTCATGGCCCTCGCGCACCTCGGCCACGTCGCGCACGCGCACCGGCGTGCCGCCTTCGGCCTTGATGACCGCATTGGCGATCTGATCCAGCGTCGTGGTCAGCGCCAGCCCGTGCACCATCATCGACTCGCCGCCGCGCGTGACCTGCCCGCCGCCGACGCTGGCGTTATTCACTTCGAGCGCCGCGGCGATTTCGTCGAGCGTGAGTTTGAACTTGATCAGTTGCGCCGGCTCGACGACGACCTCGAACTGCTTGACCAGGCCTCCCCATGTGTTCACTTCGGCAACGCCGGGCACCTGCCTCAGTTGCGGCGCGATGATCCAATCCTGCGCCGTCGTCAGTTCGGTGAGGCTTGCCGGGCTCTCGCCCTTGCCGACGACGAGGTAGTGGAAGACCTCTCCCAACCCGGTCGCCACCGGGCCCATTTCGGGTCGCTCGATCCCCTCAGGCAATTGAATGCCGCTGAGCCGCTCGTTGATCAACTGTCGCGCAAAATAGATGTCTACTCCGTCGTCAAACGTGACGGTGACCTGCGACAAGCCGAACTTTGATATCGATCGGACACCGGAGAGGCCGGGAAGGCCGGAGATGGCGACTTCGACCGGAAACGTGATCTGCTGCTCGATCTCTTCGGGCGAGAGCGCCGGCGCCACGGTGTTGATCTGCACCTGCACCGGCGTGGTGTCAGGGAACGCATCGATGGGCAGATGCGCCATCGAGTACACCCCCC
It contains:
- a CDS encoding thioredoxin family protein → MLRWRLLPLLLVLLAAFQPAAAQPPGTEPRVKATVEWSHNAYLPGSQGAMAVILQIEPGWHIYPGIGSPDAPELYIPTSIELALPDGWTRGEIQWPAAHEVTFGPEGAQEQVKVYEGRAVAYIPFLVPTDAAGGPASGSVTVAYQACDDITCEPPTDTRAALSTTVVSDATAVEASDDPALAETFAQLLAKPVVAASEPVQAEPAPAAGAADPSTQTPAALPNTHTFFGIEIPRQDGLVGLLLLIGISALGGFLLNLTPCVLPVIPIKIMTIMQHANHPGRGLVLGLWMALGVVAFWAAIGVPVALVSVTGISDPSRLFGIWWLTLGIGAVIALMGVGIMGLFTIQLPQAVYAVNPRADSAWGSFVFGIMTAVLGLPCFGFVAGALLAGVAAMPPLKIMVIFISLGVGMGGPYIVLSANPKWLDRLPRTGPASELVKQVMGLLLLAAAAFFIGAGLIALVREKPYLSHQLHWWAVALFAALAGLWLIVRTYQITARLKPRIVFSIVGLFLGAIAVLYAAGQTARSRADWLVHQEALAKAGGGAVYIHGAWNEYTPAAFEKARADGHIVVADFTAEWCLNCKIIKAAVLNKEPVLSTLNSDDVVKFVVDLTSNSAPGWTYIKELGQTGIPLLAIYTPGSDDPWLSNAYTSQQVLDAIAAARSSRDQAARSPVMREYSAEAFEEALDSGAVVFLVFYAEWDLTNVLLHRQIVESEAVRSELLKPGTIGFEVDVTSNQAPGWDLLKQLDSPGPPSVAIYGPERDSPRIDTLGPLALAEAIAAARSSDGTAKADP
- a CDS encoding GNAT family N-acetyltransferase, which codes for MDSAPPTPGISQVALVPARPEHAELCWKWRHDAVAKQFNPYDDLTLDELTMRFGAVGGDLRNRAFKAYRWMVHAPGAGLVGTVSLRVNWRMLHGELGYQIDRACQGRGLGLAAVNALIELAFTTSDLVRLFATISVGNEASRRLIERLGFVHEGTLRGHHLIGGRFVDQWVYGLLRQEWGQRASA
- a CDS encoding O-antigen ligase family protein — its product is MKAAGLLRWCGFVLLAAPAVLRTLLVIAVDPFFAIDSRVLPVPLEGLGPAGSVTLDLLALLGCLCALLAETLDGRSIDFKLLVLLLTPVPVLAWHGWSDAEQCRAGSQWFGAMSTAVGAMHLAREVRWRIVLLGAAVAITIPLAIKGLYQVTIEYHDTLSSFANNREALLESQGWEPGSSAAGIYLRRLTQREATGWLSLSNVYGSLMAMLAAFWVGAALAVARSKLQSGWLGVAILLAAAALAGLTASFSKGAAGAAAIGLILAAMCLLPRRWKQHVRPHAATVTFALLAAALVVTALRGMLFPEGLQQVDGYSLLFRWHYWSGAVRMFSAHPLAGVGPAGFQDAYLLVRPALSPEEVMSPHSVFIDWLAGIGIWAAAWIALVLILLARSAPSGATAPPAAEESAQPAPGADVQPAPRESWLKFAALCGLAVAVAAGVSAWVLNRRALLIDYHLLLMPLSLIGLGATVPLVALLVRSVSLGMLRWAVWAALTVVLLHSQIEMTLTQPGSAAIVMLLLGAAAARAPQGAPPRPALRSASFAAIVVFAALIVAHGALVAVPIGRIQNHLRTAHASLESIGRVRSTLDQAGRTRSADERIALLQEAEMQLQQQGIEIDLAGAWREIRSAIQLNDGQRVQRLLATGGAAISDALRRLEVESVTAALRELEAARPLRPLDAIAWRESSRLWMHLATLHEQRGDPAMRDEAAQVAIQLAEELANRRPLDANAAAMAARRWYEQQQFTGDAEMLARAIEWQKKVVRLDPNGLEAQRTFAQMLDEAGRGREALSAYERTLEINENMRLDPLKQLNPQQFDDVRGRIEALGGG